In a single window of the Terriglobia bacterium genome:
- the rplK gene encoding 50S ribosomal protein L11, which produces MAKKIIANVKLQVQAGKATPAPPVGSALGPHGLNIMDFCKAFNAKTAKQEGLIIPVVVSVYSDRTYSFVTKTPPAAVLLKKAANIAKGSGEPNKTKVGKVTMKQVREIAQAKMPDLNASTIDAAVNTILGTARSMGLEVEG; this is translated from the coding sequence ATGGCGAAAAAGATTATCGCAAACGTCAAACTGCAGGTTCAGGCCGGGAAGGCGACCCCGGCACCGCCGGTCGGGTCCGCACTTGGTCCCCACGGCCTCAATATCATGGATTTCTGCAAGGCGTTTAACGCCAAGACGGCCAAGCAGGAGGGCTTGATCATTCCGGTTGTGGTGTCGGTCTACAGCGACCGCACCTATTCGTTCGTCACCAAGACTCCTCCCGCAGCGGTGCTTCTCAAAAAGGCTGCCAATATTGCCAAGGGTTCCGGCGAACCCAACAAGACAAAAGTCGGCAAAGTGACTATGAAACAGGTCCGCGAGATCGCCCAGGCCAAAATGCCGGACCTTAACGCATCCACCATCGATGCCGCCGTGAATACCATCCTGGGTACCGCGCGCAGCATGGGATTGGAAGTCGAGGGATAG
- the rplJ gene encoding 50S ribosomal protein L10 yields the protein MNRSEKQHVVESLSEQFRTIKSLFLIDYRGLKVVDATELRRKIREFDGSYVVVKNTLALRAAKENGLEQIGSYLEGPTAVAFHRRDVVGMAKLLTEISKTNPNFQFKAALIEGKVVPPTEIQKIAALPSREVLLSKLVFLLKAPLQRLAGALKAPARDLALVLKQVKK from the coding sequence ATGAACAGATCAGAGAAGCAGCATGTGGTGGAATCTCTCAGCGAACAGTTCCGCACGATCAAGAGTCTGTTCCTGATCGATTACCGCGGACTGAAGGTCGTAGATGCAACTGAACTGCGCCGCAAGATCCGGGAATTCGACGGCTCCTACGTCGTGGTGAAAAACACTCTCGCGCTGCGGGCAGCCAAGGAAAACGGCCTGGAACAGATCGGCTCCTATCTGGAAGGGCCGACTGCGGTGGCGTTCCACCGCCGGGACGTCGTCGGGATGGCCAAGCTTTTGACCGAGATTTCCAAAACCAATCCGAACTTCCAGTTCAAGGCCGCTTTGATCGAAGGCAAAGTGGTGCCGCCGACTGAGATTCAGAAGATCGCCGCGCTTCCGTCGCGCGAGGTACTGCTGAGCAAGTTGGTCTTCCTCCTCAAGGCGCCTCTGCAGAGGCTGGCAGGCGCTTTAAAAGCTCCGGCAAGAGATCTGGCCCTGGTGTTGAAACAGGTCAAGAAGTAA
- the rplL gene encoding 50S ribosomal protein L7/L12 produces MAITKNDVLAWIDQATMLEISDLVKNLEEKYGITAAAAMPMAMAGGQGAAAEAKPAAEEQTEFSVVLAAVGDKKINVIKAVREVTNLGLKEAKDLVEGAPKPLKEGVTKEEAAAIKKKFEEAGATVEIK; encoded by the coding sequence ATGGCAATTACGAAGAACGATGTTTTGGCGTGGATTGATCAAGCCACGATGCTGGAGATCTCGGACCTGGTGAAGAACCTCGAGGAGAAATACGGCATCACCGCGGCGGCAGCGATGCCTATGGCCATGGCCGGCGGCCAGGGCGCGGCGGCCGAGGCCAAGCCTGCCGCCGAGGAGCAGACGGAGTTTTCCGTCGTCCTGGCTGCTGTGGGCGACAAGAAGATCAACGTGATCAAGGCAGTGCGCGAAGTGACCAACCTGGGGCTGAAAGAGGCCAAGGATCTGGTCGAAGGCGCGCCCAAGCCCCTGAAAGAAGGCGTGACCAAGGAAGAAGCCGCGGCGATCAAGAAGAAGTTCGAGGAAGCCGGAGCCACCGTAGAGATCAAGTAA
- the rpoC gene encoding DNA-directed RNA polymerase subunit beta', which yields MEKSDLSNDFDSIRISLASPEKIRAWSHGEVTKPETINYRTFKPEKDGLFCARIFGPVTDWECLCGKYKRMKYRGVTCDKCGVEVTLSKVRRERLGHIELASPCSHVWFFKGLPSRIGHLLDISLRDLERVLYFEAYVVIDPGEAPLKIKELLTEEKYRALMQEFAGRFRAMMGAEAIKELLRQVDVEELADELRAAMKTETSQLKRIKYAKRLKVVDAFRKSGNKPEWMILDVIPVIPPELRPLVPLDGGRFATSDLNDLYRRVINRNNRLKKLMELRAPEVIIRNEKRMLQEAVDAMFDNGRRGRVLRGANNRPLKSLSDTLKGKSGRFRQNLLGKRVDYSGRSVIVVGPELKLHQCGLPKKMALELFKPFIYNRLEKEGHAATIKGAKEMVERQESVVWDILEEVIQDHPVLLNRAPTLHRLGIQAFEPVLVEGKAIKIPPLVCTAFNADFDGDQMAVHIPLSPEAQIEASVLMLSTQNILSPANGQPIAIPSQDIVLGCYYLTKAKKGTKGEGRIFGSYDEAMFALDNSMVERLTPIRYRFSGLLMDLTAQYDDQAVMRADVREVRNEFINTTIGRLIFNSILPKGMPFINGLMKRKGLQQLVNYCYLNFGLPTTVAMLDDLKDLGFLHATKAGISIGIEDLIVPDSKGDLVDAARASVIEVEKQYQDGAITDGERYNKIIDIWSDVTERVSDEMFRKMAQQDESGDEFNPIFIMADSGARGSKQQIRQLAGMRGLMAKPSGEIIETPITANFREGLTVLQYFISTHGARKGLADTALKTADSGYLTRRLVDVAQDVIISLDDCETLDGIYVTSIIEGGEIIESLRDRIVGRVALENVKDPLTGEQIVGINQEITETLASDIQASGIEKVKIRSVLTCKAKRGVCVKCYGRNLATGNLVDMGEAVGVIAAQSIGEPGTQLTMRTFHIGGTASRTHEQSTEESKNDGIVKFLNIQHVTNRDQNLVVMNRNGTLIIADDAGREKERYSVAYGALLKVKEGQRIKPGQVLVEWDPYSFAILTEFGGTISFKDIIDGVTVKEERDENTGLVRQVITESPDEKYQPQILIKNERGKVVKSYLLPSKAHLWVSDNDDVYPGSILSKIPRETRKTKDITGGLPRIVELFEARKPKETAVITEIDGMVKYGGLVRGQRKIEVHNESQISGTPIVKEYLLPRGVHINVQEGEYVRAGEALMDGPRNPHDILRVLGEKELQSYLVNEIQEVYRLQGVNINDKHIETIVRQMMRWIKVEEVGDTEFLLDEQVDKFRFYEENERVESAGGQPAKGRPLLLGITKASLSTDSFISAASFQETTRVLTEAAISGKVDYLRGLKENVIMGRLIPAGTGMEFYRNVRLTEEIIPEEIVEPEPDLEADLLSGGVSLDAIKGKGLS from the coding sequence ATTGAAAAGTCAGATCTGAGCAACGATTTCGACAGCATTCGAATCAGCCTGGCCTCGCCGGAAAAAATCCGGGCCTGGTCTCACGGGGAAGTGACCAAACCGGAGACCATCAACTACCGCACTTTCAAGCCTGAGAAAGACGGCCTTTTCTGCGCCCGCATCTTCGGCCCGGTCACCGACTGGGAATGCCTGTGCGGCAAGTACAAACGGATGAAGTATCGCGGCGTAACCTGCGACAAGTGCGGCGTCGAAGTGACTCTGTCGAAGGTGCGGCGCGAGCGGCTTGGGCACATCGAGCTGGCCTCCCCTTGCTCCCATGTCTGGTTTTTCAAAGGGCTGCCGAGCCGCATCGGTCATCTCCTGGACATCAGCCTCAGAGACCTGGAACGTGTGCTCTATTTCGAGGCCTATGTGGTTATTGATCCGGGCGAGGCTCCGCTCAAGATCAAGGAACTGCTGACGGAAGAGAAATACCGCGCCCTGATGCAGGAATTTGCCGGCAGATTCAGGGCCATGATGGGCGCCGAAGCCATCAAGGAGCTTCTGAGGCAAGTGGATGTCGAGGAACTTGCCGACGAGTTGCGCGCGGCCATGAAGACGGAAACCTCTCAGCTGAAGCGCATCAAGTACGCCAAGCGGCTGAAGGTGGTCGACGCCTTCCGCAAGTCGGGCAACAAGCCGGAGTGGATGATCCTCGACGTGATCCCGGTGATTCCGCCGGAGCTGCGACCGCTGGTGCCGCTGGACGGCGGCAGGTTTGCCACCTCGGACCTCAACGACCTGTACCGGCGCGTGATCAACCGCAACAACCGTTTGAAGAAGCTCATGGAGCTGCGTGCCCCGGAGGTCATCATCCGCAACGAGAAACGGATGCTGCAGGAGGCGGTCGACGCCATGTTCGACAACGGCCGCCGCGGCCGTGTTCTCCGCGGCGCCAACAACCGCCCCCTCAAGTCACTGAGCGACACCCTCAAAGGGAAGTCCGGCCGTTTCCGCCAGAACCTGCTGGGCAAGCGCGTGGACTATTCCGGCCGCTCCGTGATCGTGGTCGGACCCGAGTTGAAGCTGCACCAGTGCGGCCTGCCCAAGAAAATGGCTCTCGAGCTGTTCAAGCCTTTTATTTATAACCGGCTCGAAAAGGAAGGCCATGCCGCCACCATCAAGGGCGCCAAGGAAATGGTGGAACGCCAGGAATCGGTTGTCTGGGACATCCTGGAAGAGGTGATTCAGGATCACCCGGTGCTCCTCAACCGAGCCCCGACGCTGCACCGCCTGGGCATCCAGGCTTTCGAGCCGGTACTGGTCGAGGGCAAAGCGATCAAGATCCCGCCGCTGGTGTGCACGGCATTCAACGCCGACTTCGACGGCGACCAGATGGCGGTTCATATTCCGTTGTCCCCGGAGGCGCAGATCGAGGCATCGGTCCTGATGCTCAGCACGCAGAACATCCTCTCGCCCGCCAACGGCCAGCCCATCGCCATACCCAGCCAGGATATCGTTCTGGGATGCTACTATCTGACCAAGGCGAAAAAGGGAACGAAGGGGGAAGGGAGGATCTTCGGCTCTTACGACGAGGCTATGTTCGCGCTCGACAACAGCATGGTCGAGCGCCTGACTCCCATACGCTATCGCTTCAGCGGACTCCTGATGGACCTCACCGCCCAGTACGATGACCAGGCGGTCATGCGGGCCGATGTGCGCGAGGTGAGGAACGAATTCATCAACACCACCATCGGGCGCCTCATCTTCAACTCGATCCTGCCCAAAGGCATGCCTTTCATCAACGGCCTGATGAAGAGAAAAGGGTTGCAGCAGCTGGTGAATTACTGCTATCTCAACTTCGGGCTCCCGACCACCGTCGCCATGCTCGACGATCTGAAGGATCTCGGCTTTCTCCACGCTACCAAGGCGGGAATCTCCATCGGGATCGAGGACCTCATCGTTCCCGACAGCAAGGGCGACCTGGTCGACGCCGCCCGGGCGAGCGTCATCGAGGTCGAGAAGCAGTATCAGGACGGCGCCATCACCGACGGTGAGCGTTACAACAAGATCATCGACATCTGGTCGGACGTGACCGAGAGAGTCTCCGACGAGATGTTTCGCAAGATGGCTCAGCAGGATGAGAGCGGGGATGAATTCAATCCCATCTTCATCATGGCCGACTCCGGAGCCCGCGGCAGCAAGCAGCAGATCCGGCAGCTGGCCGGCATGCGCGGCTTGATGGCCAAGCCGTCAGGCGAGATCATCGAGACGCCCATCACCGCGAACTTCCGCGAAGGGCTGACCGTGCTGCAGTACTTCATATCCACCCATGGCGCGCGCAAAGGCCTGGCCGACACCGCCCTGAAGACGGCTGACTCCGGCTACCTCACCCGCCGCCTGGTGGACGTGGCTCAGGACGTCATCATCTCGCTCGATGACTGCGAGACCCTCGACGGCATTTACGTCACCTCCATCATCGAAGGGGGCGAAATTATCGAATCCCTGCGCGACCGCATCGTCGGCCGCGTGGCGCTCGAGAACGTGAAGGATCCGCTGACCGGCGAACAGATCGTAGGCATCAACCAGGAGATTACGGAAACGCTCGCGAGCGATATCCAGGCGTCCGGTATCGAAAAGGTGAAGATCCGCTCCGTGCTGACCTGCAAGGCCAAGCGAGGGGTGTGCGTGAAGTGCTACGGCCGCAATCTCGCCACGGGGAACCTGGTGGATATGGGCGAGGCCGTGGGCGTGATCGCCGCCCAGTCGATCGGAGAGCCTGGCACGCAGCTTACCATGAGAACGTTCCACATCGGCGGCACGGCAAGCCGTACCCATGAGCAGTCCACCGAGGAGTCCAAAAACGACGGCATCGTGAAATTCCTCAATATCCAGCATGTGACCAACCGCGATCAGAACCTGGTCGTGATGAACCGGAACGGAACCCTGATCATCGCCGATGATGCCGGACGCGAGAAGGAGCGTTACTCGGTCGCCTACGGCGCCCTTCTCAAGGTCAAAGAAGGCCAGAGAATCAAGCCCGGCCAGGTGCTCGTGGAATGGGATCCTTACTCCTTTGCCATCCTGACCGAGTTCGGCGGCACGATTTCGTTCAAGGACATCATCGACGGGGTAACCGTCAAGGAGGAGCGCGACGAGAACACCGGCCTGGTGCGCCAGGTCATCACCGAGTCGCCGGATGAGAAGTACCAGCCTCAGATTCTCATCAAGAATGAAAGGGGGAAGGTGGTGAAAAGCTATCTGCTCCCCTCCAAGGCCCACCTCTGGGTTTCGGATAACGATGATGTCTATCCCGGCAGCATTCTTTCGAAAATTCCGCGGGAAACGCGCAAGACAAAGGACATCACGGGAGGTCTGCCCCGCATCGTGGAACTCTTCGAAGCGCGCAAACCCAAGGAAACCGCGGTCATCACCGAGATCGACGGCATGGTCAAGTACGGCGGTCTGGTTCGCGGCCAGCGGAAAATCGAGGTCCACAACGAGAGCCAGATCAGCGGGACGCCGATCGTGAAGGAATACCTGCTGCCCCGCGGAGTCCACATCAACGTCCAGGAAGGCGAGTATGTCAGGGCCGGAGAGGCGCTCATGGATGGCCCGCGCAATCCTCACGACATTCTGAGGGTGTTGGGGGAGAAAGAGCTGCAGAGCTACCTGGTCAACGAGATCCAGGAGGTCTACCGCTTGCAGGGGGTCAACATCAATGACAAGCACATCGAAACGATCGTGCGCCAGATGATGCGCTGGATCAAAGTCGAAGAAGTCGGCGACACTGAATTCCTGCTCGATGAGCAGGTCGACAAGTTCCGCTTCTACGAAGAGAACGAACGCGTGGAGTCCGCGGGCGGCCAGCCCGCCAAGGGGCGCCCGTTGCTCCTCGGGATTACCAAAGCGTCGCTCTCGACCGACAGCTTCATCTCCGCCGCTTCGTTCCAGGAGACCACGCGCGTCTTGACCGAGGCCGCCATCAGCGGCAAGGTCGACTACCTGCGCGGCCTCAAGGAAAACGTCATCATGGGACGGCTCATTCCCGCCGGTACCGGCATGGAGTTCTACCGCAATGTCCGCTTGACGGAGGAGATTATTCCGGAGGAGATCGTCGAGCCGGAGCCTGATCTGGAAGCGGATCTGCTCTCGGGGGGAGTCAGCCTGGACGCCATCAAGGGGAAAGGGCTTTCCTAG
- the rplA gene encoding 50S ribosomal protein L1, with the protein MPKAGKKYTKAVAAREPRHYSLEDAVALLKRMAYAKFNETVEVAMRLGVNPKYADQMVRGTVVLPNGLGKSKKVIVIASGEKVKEARDAGADEVGGDDMVERIAGGWTDFDAAIATPDMMRSVGKLGKVLGPRGLMPNPKTGTVTFDVAKAIKEIKAGKVEFRVDKTGIIHAPCGKVQFDEKSLYENAKALIDAVVRAKPPSSKGKYVRSVSLSSTMSPGIWIDATTLESKQ; encoded by the coding sequence ATGCCTAAAGCTGGAAAGAAGTACACGAAGGCCGTTGCTGCGCGTGAACCGCGTCACTACTCGCTGGAAGATGCGGTGGCGTTGCTGAAGAGGATGGCTTACGCCAAGTTCAACGAAACCGTCGAAGTGGCGATGAGGCTGGGAGTCAATCCGAAATACGCCGACCAGATGGTGCGCGGTACCGTGGTGCTGCCTAACGGCCTGGGAAAAAGCAAGAAAGTCATCGTGATTGCCTCGGGCGAGAAGGTCAAGGAGGCGCGTGATGCCGGCGCCGACGAGGTCGGCGGCGATGACATGGTGGAACGGATTGCCGGCGGCTGGACGGATTTTGATGCCGCCATCGCCACCCCCGACATGATGCGCAGCGTGGGCAAACTGGGCAAGGTGCTCGGCCCCCGTGGCCTGATGCCGAACCCGAAGACCGGGACCGTAACCTTCGACGTCGCGAAGGCCATCAAGGAGATCAAGGCCGGCAAGGTGGAGTTCCGGGTGGACAAGACGGGGATCATCCATGCGCCTTGCGGAAAAGTCCAATTTGATGAGAAGAGCCTTTACGAGAATGCCAAGGCGCTCATCGATGCCGTGGTACGGGCCAAGCCCCCGAGCAGCAAGGGCAAATATGTCAGGAGCGTGTCACTTTCATCGACCATGAGTCCGGGAATCTGGATCGATGCGACGACGCTGGAATCAAAGCAGTAG
- the rpoB gene encoding DNA-directed RNA polymerase subunit beta, whose translation MTNITTSNVYRDRMDFAKIHTSIPIPNLIEVQRKSYHRFLQMDVLPAEREDVGLQAVFNSVFPINDFRGTSSLEFVEYSIGNWQCKCGNLKGLDYLRANCVECGKTIINSPYNPEGGMCKHCGARNEIENTRCEFCGGAVELNVKYTVEECQERGMTFAVPLKVTVRLVVWDKDADTEGRSIRDIKEQEVYFGDIPLMTENGTFIINGTERVIVSQLHRSPGVFFESNAGRTFILAKIIPYRGSWVEFEYDQKNILYVRIDRKRKFLATTFVRALGLNGDSEILRTFYQPIKIRWQEKNLYRSLGRDLVGSKANEEIRDGAGKTVIVAKGKKITAGHYKEMVKAGVSEIRMEVDGLEGALSLSEVINTETGEILLEPNAEVTSQTINNLGEAGIKSVDVFFPEKEDTGVTISQTLKKDHIKSQPDALIEIYRKQRPGDPPTLETATALFEGMFYDPRKYDFSKVGRLKFNIKLGLNTPLEQRTLTAEDFYAVIRYSLKLPKGVGNVDDIDHLGNRRVRAVGELLENQFRIGLVRMERAIKEKMSVHQEMTTAMPHDLINAKPVMASIREFFGSSQLSQFMDQTNPLSEITHKRRLSALGPGGLSRERAGFEVRDVHPTHYGRICPIETPEGPNIGLISSLSCYARINEYGFIESSYRKVKNGRVLDFVQIVFPGDTHFKVAEQVERDAIDKENRRCEAAGKRPAQFEPFSFYQTAWEAEEYTIAQANVDLDESGQMLQDRVDARIAGNFALVPRDQVQYMDVSPKQLVSVAASLIPFLEHDDANRALMGSNMQRQAVPLLRAEAPYIGTGMEYITAKDSGAVVICKRTGTVDSVDATRIIVRVEGDSENGKRARDAGVDIYSLTKFKRSNQNTCINQVPLVNRGDRVVKGQVLADGPCTDKGELALGRNVLVAFMPWRGYNFEDAILVSEKLVKEDSYTSIHIEELEIEARDTKLGPEEITRDIPNVSDASLRDLDESGIIRIGAKVRPGDVLVGKVTPKGETQLSPEEKLLRAIFGEKAGEVRDASLVTPPGIEGTVVDVKIFSRKGVPKDERAKAIEAEQVEKMEKDLNDEIRIIKEERNKQLVDILAGENLVEDVTSRSGEVVLRAKTKLTRSVLVGLSSTELTKIKNDFKAEKEGKVYESIKRLEEKTEKQIQILKTLHEEQLAKLRRGDELPPGVIKMVKTYVAMKRKLSVGDKMAGRHGNKGVIARILPEEDMPYLPDGSPVEIVLNPLGVPSRMNVGQILETHLGWAAKTLGLYFSTPVFDGASESEIKEMLRRAGLPESGKIDLFDGMLGERFDQRVTVGYIYMLKLSHLVDDKIHARSIGPYSLITQQPLGGKAQFGGQRFGEMEVWALEAYGAANILQELLTAKSDDIQGRTKIYEAIVKGESHFTPGIPESFNVLIRELQSLCLDVELIQRQKIRRAEAME comes from the coding sequence ATGACCAATATCACCACCTCCAACGTCTATCGGGATCGCATGGACTTCGCCAAGATCCATACCAGTATCCCGATTCCGAACCTGATTGAAGTTCAGCGGAAGTCCTACCATCGCTTCCTGCAGATGGATGTCCTTCCCGCCGAGCGGGAAGACGTAGGGCTTCAGGCCGTTTTCAATTCGGTCTTTCCGATCAACGACTTTCGCGGGACCTCTTCGCTGGAATTCGTCGAATACTCGATCGGAAACTGGCAGTGCAAGTGCGGAAACCTGAAGGGGCTCGATTACCTCCGGGCCAATTGCGTGGAGTGCGGCAAGACCATCATCAACAGTCCGTACAACCCCGAAGGCGGCATGTGCAAGCACTGCGGCGCCAGAAACGAAATTGAAAATACGCGCTGCGAATTCTGCGGCGGCGCGGTGGAACTGAATGTGAAGTACACGGTGGAGGAGTGCCAGGAGCGGGGCATGACCTTCGCCGTGCCTCTGAAGGTCACCGTGCGTCTCGTAGTGTGGGACAAGGATGCCGACACGGAAGGGCGCAGCATCCGTGACATCAAGGAGCAGGAAGTCTACTTCGGCGACATCCCCCTCATGACGGAAAACGGCACCTTCATCATCAACGGCACCGAGCGCGTGATCGTGAGCCAGCTGCATCGATCGCCGGGTGTTTTTTTCGAATCCAACGCCGGCCGCACCTTCATTCTGGCCAAAATCATCCCCTACCGCGGGTCCTGGGTTGAATTTGAATACGATCAAAAGAACATCCTGTACGTCCGCATCGACCGGAAGCGGAAGTTCCTCGCCACGACGTTCGTGCGCGCGCTTGGGTTGAACGGCGATTCGGAGATCCTGCGCACCTTCTACCAGCCCATCAAGATTCGCTGGCAGGAGAAGAACCTGTACCGCAGCCTCGGGCGCGACCTCGTCGGCTCCAAGGCGAATGAAGAGATCCGGGATGGGGCCGGCAAGACGGTCATCGTGGCCAAAGGTAAAAAGATCACGGCCGGGCACTACAAAGAGATGGTCAAAGCCGGGGTGTCGGAAATCAGGATGGAGGTGGATGGCCTGGAAGGCGCACTCTCCCTGTCCGAGGTGATCAACACGGAAACAGGTGAAATCCTCCTCGAGCCCAATGCCGAGGTAACATCACAGACGATCAACAACCTGGGTGAGGCGGGGATCAAGTCAGTCGATGTGTTCTTCCCGGAGAAGGAGGACACCGGCGTCACCATCTCCCAGACACTCAAAAAGGACCACATCAAGTCGCAGCCGGATGCGCTGATAGAGATTTATCGCAAGCAGCGCCCCGGGGACCCGCCGACGCTGGAAACGGCCACGGCGCTCTTCGAGGGGATGTTTTACGACCCGCGCAAGTACGATTTTTCCAAGGTCGGGCGCCTGAAATTCAACATCAAGCTCGGTCTGAACACCCCTTTGGAACAGCGCACCCTTACCGCAGAGGATTTCTACGCCGTGATCCGGTACTCCCTGAAGCTGCCCAAAGGCGTAGGCAATGTGGACGACATCGACCACCTGGGCAACCGCCGGGTACGTGCCGTCGGCGAACTCCTGGAAAATCAGTTCCGCATCGGGCTGGTGCGCATGGAACGGGCCATCAAGGAAAAGATGTCCGTGCACCAGGAGATGACCACTGCCATGCCTCATGACCTGATCAATGCCAAGCCGGTCATGGCGTCCATCCGGGAGTTCTTCGGCAGCAGCCAGCTCTCGCAGTTCATGGACCAGACCAACCCGCTGTCGGAGATCACGCACAAGCGGCGCCTTTCGGCACTGGGGCCGGGCGGCTTGAGCCGCGAGCGTGCCGGATTCGAGGTGCGTGACGTCCACCCCACCCACTACGGACGCATCTGCCCGATTGAAACCCCTGAAGGGCCGAACATCGGCTTGATCTCGTCCTTGAGCTGCTACGCCCGCATCAATGAGTATGGGTTCATCGAATCCTCCTACCGCAAGGTGAAGAACGGCCGCGTGCTGGACTTCGTCCAGATCGTGTTTCCGGGAGACACCCATTTCAAAGTGGCCGAGCAGGTGGAACGTGACGCGATCGACAAAGAGAACCGGCGCTGCGAAGCGGCAGGAAAGCGGCCGGCGCAGTTCGAGCCTTTCTCCTTCTATCAGACAGCCTGGGAAGCCGAGGAGTACACCATCGCTCAGGCGAACGTCGATCTGGATGAAAGCGGCCAGATGCTGCAGGATCGGGTGGACGCCCGGATCGCGGGCAACTTTGCCCTGGTGCCGCGCGACCAGGTACAGTACATGGACGTCTCGCCGAAGCAACTCGTCAGCGTGGCCGCGAGCCTCATCCCCTTCCTCGAACACGACGACGCCAACCGGGCCTTGATGGGATCGAACATGCAACGCCAGGCCGTGCCTCTTCTCCGGGCCGAAGCCCCCTACATCGGCACCGGCATGGAGTACATCACCGCCAAGGATTCGGGGGCGGTCGTGATCTGCAAGCGCACCGGCACCGTCGATAGCGTCGATGCCACCCGCATCATCGTCCGCGTCGAGGGTGATAGTGAGAATGGCAAGCGCGCCCGGGATGCCGGCGTGGATATTTACAGCCTGACCAAATTCAAGCGATCCAACCAGAACACCTGCATCAACCAGGTCCCGCTCGTCAACAGGGGAGATCGGGTCGTCAAAGGACAGGTGCTGGCCGACGGGCCGTGCACCGACAAAGGGGAGCTCGCGCTCGGCCGCAACGTGCTCGTGGCTTTCATGCCCTGGCGCGGGTACAACTTCGAGGACGCGATCCTGGTAAGCGAGAAGCTGGTCAAGGAAGACAGTTACACTTCGATCCATATTGAAGAGTTGGAGATCGAGGCGCGCGACACCAAGCTCGGGCCGGAAGAAATCACGCGGGATATTCCAAACGTCAGCGATGCCTCGCTGCGCGACCTCGACGAGAGCGGGATCATCCGTATCGGCGCCAAGGTGCGGCCTGGCGATGTTCTCGTCGGAAAAGTCACTCCCAAGGGGGAAACCCAGCTGTCGCCTGAAGAGAAACTGCTGCGTGCCATCTTCGGCGAGAAGGCCGGCGAAGTGCGCGACGCCTCTCTGGTGACACCTCCTGGGATCGAAGGCACGGTAGTCGATGTCAAGATCTTCTCCCGCAAGGGCGTCCCCAAGGACGAGCGCGCCAAGGCGATCGAAGCCGAGCAGGTGGAGAAGATGGAGAAGGATCTCAACGATGAGATCCGCATCATCAAGGAAGAACGCAACAAACAGCTCGTCGACATTCTTGCGGGCGAGAATCTGGTGGAAGATGTTACGAGCCGCTCCGGCGAAGTTGTGCTGCGCGCCAAGACCAAACTTACGCGCTCCGTGCTCGTTGGGCTCAGCTCGACGGAGCTGACCAAGATCAAAAACGACTTCAAGGCCGAGAAGGAAGGGAAGGTCTACGAAAGTATCAAACGGCTGGAGGAAAAGACCGAAAAGCAGATCCAGATCCTCAAGACCCTTCACGAAGAGCAGCTGGCCAAGCTGCGCCGGGGAGACGAGCTGCCCCCCGGAGTAATCAAGATGGTCAAGACCTATGTGGCCATGAAACGCAAACTCTCCGTGGGCGACAAGATGGCCGGACGCCACGGCAACAAGGGCGTGATCGCGCGCATCCTGCCTGAAGAGGACATGCCCTACCTGCCGGATGGATCTCCGGTTGAAATCGTGCTTAACCCGCTCGGAGTGCCCTCCCGCATGAACGTGGGCCAGATCCTCGAGACCCACCTCGGCTGGGCTGCAAAAACGCTCGGGCTTTACTTTTCCACGCCCGTTTTTGACGGGGCGTCCGAATCGGAGATTAAAGAGATGCTCCGGCGCGCGGGCCTGCCCGAGAGCGGCAAGATCGATCTATTTGACGGCATGCTGGGCGAGAGATTCGACCAGAGGGTGACCGTCGGCTACATCTACATGTTGAAGCTCTCTCACCTGGTCGATGACAAGATCCACGCACGCAGTATCGGACCGTACTCTCTCATCACCCAGCAGCCCCTGGGCGGCAAAGCCCAGTTCGGCGGACAAAGGTTCGGAGAGATGGAAGTCTGGGCTCTGGAAGCGTATGGGGCAGCGAACATTCTTCAGGAACTCCTGACTGCAAAGTCGGACGACATCCAGGGAAGGACCAAGATTTACGAAGCCATCGTGAAGGGTGAATCTCACTTTACGCCCGGCATTCCTGAATCGTTCAACGTGCTTATCCGTGAACTGCAGAGCTTGTGCCTGGACGTGGAGCTGATCCAGCGCCAAAAAATCAGGCGTGCCGAAGCCATGGAATGA